A stretch of the Mycobacterium sp. ITM-2016-00317 genome encodes the following:
- the pssA gene encoding CDP-diacylglycerol--serine O-phosphatidyltransferase, producing the protein MRPRINRSVVGVRILPSAMTVAAICLGLSAVKFALDGRPTEAMAFLAIAAILDALDGRTARALNATSRMGEEIDSLADAVNFGVAPAFIVYATLLSTSRIGWIVVLLYAVCIVLRLARFNAMLDVDEPAYQKKYFVGMPAPAGAIGAIGPLAAKMQFGDGWWTSEPAVVIWMIGISLLVVSTLPMRKIHTFSVPPNMVAPLLALLAFGVAASILYGYIVILVIIVAYFLHIPFAIRTRRFLAAHPEVWDDKPRQQRAARRAIRRTQPHRRSTLRLGLRRPPRG; encoded by the coding sequence ATGAGGCCACGCATCAACAGATCCGTCGTCGGCGTGCGCATCCTGCCGAGCGCGATGACGGTGGCCGCGATCTGCCTGGGGCTGAGCGCGGTGAAGTTCGCGCTCGACGGCCGGCCGACCGAGGCGATGGCGTTCCTGGCGATCGCGGCGATCCTCGACGCGCTGGACGGCCGCACCGCCCGCGCGCTGAACGCGACCTCGCGGATGGGCGAGGAGATCGACTCGCTGGCCGACGCGGTGAACTTCGGCGTGGCACCGGCGTTCATCGTCTACGCCACCCTGCTGTCGACCTCGCGCATCGGCTGGATCGTGGTGCTGTTGTACGCGGTGTGCATCGTGCTGCGGCTGGCACGCTTCAACGCGATGCTCGACGTCGACGAGCCCGCGTACCAGAAGAAGTACTTCGTCGGCATGCCCGCCCCGGCGGGCGCGATCGGCGCGATCGGGCCGCTGGCGGCCAAGATGCAGTTCGGGGACGGCTGGTGGACCTCCGAGCCCGCCGTGGTGATCTGGATGATCGGCATCTCGCTGCTGGTGGTCAGCACGCTGCCGATGCGCAAGATCCACACGTTCTCGGTGCCGCCGAACATGGTGGCGCCGCTGCTGGCACTGCTGGCCTTCGGGGTGGCGGCGTCGATCCTGTACGGCTACATCGTGATCCTGGTGATCATCGTGGCCTATTTCCTGCACATCCCGTTCGCGATCCGCACCCGCCGATTCCTGGCGGCGCACCCCGAGGTCTGGGACGACAAGCCACGCCAGCAGCGTGCGGCGCGGCGGGCGATCCGGCGGACCCAGCCGCACCGGCGTTCGACGCTGCGCCTCGGTCTGCGCAGGCCGCCGAGAGGCTGA